A window from Sebastes fasciatus isolate fSebFas1 chromosome 22, fSebFas1.pri, whole genome shotgun sequence encodes these proteins:
- the LOC141761005 gene encoding uncharacterized protein LOC141761005, producing MSTGSTGEKGEKGDLLRGFIAQRLSAASQEILAVVDRIVSGFEEEASGFRELIARQSRELERLQAQLSGVKGSRSLGHVEEEEKDEDEEHPENLEDSTDQTPSRSFPPRCYYKRRKSGRPQISKTQNHVDLRIRILEDSQTAVLSNSVLKKCPMLKLKCPRDLREDDFLDLLRSTFPQLSGDDKPFDVLTSDKRRRLQLLRVKTLTAEEIHRNISCSGWKSTVYIRLKTQRERQLREEEIHPLQIKDSEDSESTAALQTCDGTRPETSSASQQLDMETEEADDEDRGISEPAESKGDGNDEKEEEREEAHDSDDDWKPDKSDEELKESDSELQSETMTKKEKARRSGVRTAKSKTENDVLSCRVCGALHRSDVELVKHACGHVDDPGSLCGVCGELSESAEALRDHLQSRHKTDDCHICGESFLSVLSLDEHVAAHSGERPYKCDVCRDAFALKASLENHQKLHQAGKLNKCYTCHKVFALKEQLKAHRKTHTSKKTHLCGVCGKSLSDYRSLSRHKMTHSGERPHSCQICGRRFKLPGTLRQHEKIHTDRERSYLCDVCCKMFLTSKQLQIHMRTHTNEKPYHCGECGKGFTTKGPLTIHMRVHTGETPYCCPDCGWSFKRKINLDNHVTVHSGLKPFVCGICGKACARKTYLTVHMRTHNGERPYKCTICDKAFTQSHCLKTHMKSHLVAEAAT from the exons ATGTCTACAGGCTCTacaggagagaaaggagagaaaggagatcTCCTCAGAGGCTTCATCGCTCAGAGACTCTCCGCAGCCTCCCAGGAGATCCTCGCGGTCGTTGACAGGATCGTATCCGGCTTCGAGGAGGAGGCGTCGGGCTTCAGAGAGCTCATCGCCCGGCAGAGCAGAGAGCTGGAGCGGCTGCAGGCTCAGCTCTCAG GTGTGAAGGGCAGCAGGAGCCTCGGCCAtgttgaggaagaggagaaggatgaagatgaggagcATCCAGAGAACCTGGAAGACTCGACTGATCAAACTCCATCAAG GTCTTTTCCCCCCCGATGTTACTATAAGAGGAGGAAGTCtggcagacctcagatcagtaaAACACAGAACCATGTAGACCTCAGGATCCGGATCCTGGAGGACTCTCAGACCGCCGTGCTCTCAAACAGCG TTCTGAAGAAATGTCCGATGCTGAAGCTGAAGTGTCCCCGAGACCTGCGGGAGGACGACTTCCTGGACTTGCTCAGGTCCACCTTCCCCCAGCTGTCCGGGGACGACAAACCTTTCGACGTGTTGACGTCGGACAAGAGACGGAGACTCCAGCTGCTGAGAGTGAAGACGCTGACGGCGGAGGAGATCCACAGAAACATCAGCTGCTCCGGATGGAAGTCGACTGTCTACATCAGACTGAAg ACACAAAGAGAACGTCAGCTCAGAGAAGAAGAGATTCATCCTCTCCAGATAAAAGACTCTGAGGACTCTGAGTCCACCGCTGCCCTGCAGACGTGTGACGGAACCAGACCTGAGACGAG CTCAGCATCACAACAACTCGACATGGAAACGGAGGAGGCTGACGATGAGGATCGGGGGATATCGGAACCGGCTGAGAGTAAAGGCGACGGTAACGatgaaaaggaagaagaaagagaagaagcgCATGACAGCGATGACGATTGGAAACCAGACAAGAGCGACGAGGAGCTGAAAGAAAGTGACTCTGAACTGCAGTCTGAGACGATGACAAAGAAGGAGAAAGCCAGACGTTCTGGTGTCAGGACCGCCAAGTCAAAGACTGAGAATGACGTCCTCTCCTGCAGAGTCTGCGGAGCTCTGCACAGATCAGATGTCGAGCTCGTCAAACACGCCTGCGGTCACGTGGACGATCCGGGAAGTCTTTGCGGAGTGTGCGGAGAGCTTTCAGAGTCCGCGGAGGCGTTGAGGGATCATCTTCAGAGTCGCCACAAAACTGACGACTGTCACATCTGCGGAGAGTCTTTCCTCAGCGTCCTCAGCCTCGACGAGCACGTGGCCGCCCACTCGGGGGAGAGACCGTACAAATGCGATGTTTGCCGTGACGCATTTGCATTGAAGGCGTCCCTGGAGAACCACCAGAAACTCCATCAGGCCGGTAAACTGAACAAATGTTACACTTGCCACAAAGTGTTCGCACTGAAGGAGCAGCTAAAAGCTCACCGCAAGACTCACACCAGCAAAAAGACGCACCTCTGCGGCGTGTGCGGCAAATCCCTCAGCGACTACAGATCTTTATCCCGCCACAAGATGACCCACTCCGGGGAAAGACCTCACAGCTGTCAGATTTGCGGGAGGCGTTTCAAACTTCCGGGGACGCTGAGGCAGCACGAGAAGATTCACACGGACCGAGAGAGATCGTACCTCTGCGATGTCTGCTGCAAAATGTTCCTGACGAGCAAGCAGCTGCAGATCCACATGAGGACGCACACCAACGAGAAGCCGTACCACTGCGGCGAATGCGGTAAAGGATTCACCACCAAGGGACCGTTGACGATTCACATGCGGGTCCACACCGGAGAGACACCGTACTGCTGCCCGGACTGTGGCTGGTCCTTCAAACGCAAGATCAATCTGGATAACCACGTGACTGTCCATTCGGGCCTCAAACCGTTTGTTTGTGGGATTTGTGGGAAAGCTTGCGCTCGCAAAACCTACTTGACGGTCCACATGAGGACCCACAACGGAGAGAGACCATACAAGTGTACCATCTGTGACAAAGCCTTCACTCAGAGCCACTGtctgaaaacacacatgaagAGCCACCTGGTGGCCGAAGCTGCGACGTGA
- the LOC141761351 gene encoding zinc finger protein basonuclin-2-like, translated as MRTSPDAEERSVRCTASGCSCVCFKPGSVQLRSCDRCGHGWVPHALAKLQFQAQPPSSCGPVEVALPGLVFDLSSLVLYGAQAVPVRLKILLDRLYSILSPEQVGHILHTLGWSLGDYVRGYMLQHPSGKVLDRWLTATPEEELLILKQFLRFGETRPIVELMTLQCLGRLSDPELISAPKGFRSNASGNGGTPGAFRNTRGESRLVAGVCRIKRNSPADGGDAVHHFENIPGGPSLLLPFHFPSSAVHGLVPPTKELVPPSKLTQCLRRLSGTKLGENHRQEGGRREQENDPGLKIKADPDQLNPARSVWHQDLRFHGDQELELLRSTSSLSPSLNSSFIPSSPPPKTSQRLQSSSSYSLNPLPSFSSSFLCPLPTPSFSSSLLRPLPSSSSSLLRPLPSSLCSLTSLSPAGGRKGRVCCGVCGKSFYDKGTLKIHYNAVHLKIKHRCTVAGCTMVFSSLRSRNRHSANPNPRLHTGATHRNASVDSDAMIHKDNNAREDVHTRMCEEKDVSDTLWEEDDDAHMLVHEHALRNGLNGPTNPQHGCRDDTPPPSNSPPPPPPPPPPPPLPRTRQDTNQIFTLSDGSDLHTQQAPPPLPPPPPPLLPARGASSLGSPPSLVPLVLPVPEETERHRRLLTLHANRPAPAPLPDPDPVTTASCTSRPVSRDYDVTEGKREEDRTSRWESGHPAPKKKPRKSSMPVKIERETVEGGRDEEEEEEC; from the exons ATGAGGACGAGTCCCGACGCTGAGGAG CGGTCCGTCCGCTGCACGGCGTCcggctgcagctgtgtgtgtttcaaacCAGGAAGTGTCCAACTCAGGTCATGTGACCGCTGTGGACACGGCTGGGTCCCACACg ccCTGGCGAAGCTCCAGTTCCAGGCCCAGCCTCCCTCCAGCTGCGGCCCAGTGGAGGTGGCCCTCCCTGGGCTGGTGTTCGACCTGAGCTCCCTGGTCCTCTACGGAGCTCAGGCCGTTCCTGTTCGTCTAAAGATCCTGCTGGACCGTCTGTACAGCATCCTCAGCCCAGAACAG GTCGGCCACATTCTGCACACACTGGGCTGGAGTTTGGGGGATTATGTTCGAGGCTACATGCTGCAG CATCCCAGTGGGAAGGTGTTGGACCGCTGGCTGACGGCGACGCCTGAAGAAGAGCTGCTCATCCTCAAACAGTTCCTTCGCTTTGGCGAGACGCGCCCCATCGTGGAGCTGATGACGCTCCAGTGCCTCGGCCGCCTCTCTGATCCGGAGCTGATCTCCGCCCCGAAGGGCTTCCGGTCCAACGCGTCGGGGAACGGGGGAACTCCGGGAGCGTTCAGGAACACGAGAGGAGAGTCGCGTTTAGTGGCCGGCGTCTGTCGGATTAAGAGAAACAGTCCGGCTGACGGCGGCGACGCTGTCCACCATTTTGAAAACATTCCAGGTGGACCGTCTTTGCTTCTGCCTTTCCACTTCCCGAGCTCCGCCGTGCACGGTCTGGTTCCTCCCACCAAG GAGCTGGTTCCTCCCAGTAAGCTAACCCAGTGTCTACGGAGGCTCAGTGGGACCAAACTGGGAGAGAATCACCGtcaggaaggaggaagaagagaacaaGAGAATGATCCGGGTTTAAAAATCAAAGCCGACCCAGACCAGCTAAACCCAGCCCGGTCTGTATGGCATCAGGACCTCCGGTTCCACGGCGACCAGGAGCTTGAGCTTCTCAGGAGCACCTCCTCACTCTCTCCTTCCTTAAACTCCTCATTtatcccctcctcccctcccccgaAGACTTCCCAGAGGCTGCAGAGCTCCTCTTCCTACTCTCTCAACCCTCTCccatccttctcctcctccttcctctgtccTCTTCCTACCCCCTCCTTCTCGTCCTCCCTCCTCCGTCCTCTCCcatcctcgtcttcctctctcctccgtcCTCTCCCGTCTTCCCTCTGCTCGCTCACTTCTCTTTCACCCGCGGGAGGTCGGAAGGGGAGGGTCTGCTGCGGCGTTTGTGGGAAAAGCTTCTATGACAAAG GAACGCTGAAGATCCACTACAACGCCGTCCACTTGAAGATCAAACATCGCTGCACGGTGGCGGGCTGCACCATGGTCTTCAGCTCGCTGCGCAGCCGAAACCGCCACAGCGCCAACCCCAACCCGCGGCTACATACGGGCGCCACCCACAGAAACGCGAGCGTAGACTCTGACGCAATGATACACAAAGACAACAACGCTCGCGAAGACGTGCACACACGTATGTGCGAGGAAAAAGACGTCAGCGACACACTTTGGGAAGAGGACGATGATGCACACATGCTAGTGCACGAACACGCCCTGAGAAACGGGTTAAACGGTCCTACGAACCCCCAACATGGTTGCCGGGACGACACGCCACCTCCATCtaactcccctcctcctcctcctcctcctcctcctcctcctcctctaccccGAACTCGCCAAGACACCAACCAGATCTTCACCTTGAGTGACGGATCTGACCTGCACACCCAGcaggctcctcctcctcttcctcctcctcctcctcccctcctccccgcTCGCGGTGCTTCCTCGCTGggctcccctccctctctcgtcCCCCTGGTCCTTCCTGTGCCGGAGGAAACCGAACGCCATCGACGCCTGCTCACCCTTCACGCCAACCGCCCTGCGCCGGCTCCCCTCCCCGACCCCGACCCCGTCACCACGGCGAGCTGCACCAGCCGGCCCGTGTCACGTGACTATGACGTCACGGAGGGGAAACGAGAAGAGGACCGTACGAGCCGGTGGGAGTCGGGTCACCCCGCGCCGAAGAAGAAGCCCAGGAAGTCGAGCATGCCGGTGAAAATAGAAAGAGAGACggtggagggggggagagacgaggaagaggaggaggagtgttgA
- the ccdc171 gene encoding uncharacterized protein ccdc171, translating into MQTEAAERRRRHGRSRSRPRAAVSSTRSSEEEAARLNVIITAMQQKEKQAGEEEEERDEGRGRERRSEREVRSGRTASEGGEGGERSERLRWRVHQLEKEKLELTSSHNQELCRLQAALTRLRSTVERGEAQRVELQYQLTASQRDADRAAELSRDNEQTLTERAAELQQTVHELQKVLDITRHAREEDQHALQQDVKERDRLIHNLSSESQRLHRRLQDQDEALEEAQRRMEEVQKEREKEAEVNRRQADELKYLAEREERSRKEKEVCDQKRRSLEENLESERAAHLESKFNSEIIQLRGRDLEAALAAERSVQQEALRDLELLRSQFREVERASSLERERSSSTERALQRLQTEYEQCKSDLSVAVETERTMTSDLTERLEEEKRRHADTHTLLEQEAQRRRDTEGCMKVIRETLQQHATTGTGPPAKDDGKRSPSADVLQLLKTTLGAAESARRRLETTDGQVRDLLFASERLHEQNQSLRRLTSDQSRQTEESLQAAVKLEEEVSRLRQESFDWSSQSRGLQAELEKEREEREKEWEEREKEREEREKEREKEQEERTAEVQKLTDHYETESKARLSFVYCVYQRLLAGCVLLHQPQSILGDFTWNELCEVINEQVDQLTSDLRKANDQIAHLQGVCEKKSVCVRELQRSQESVLSRLEESVRRREEAWSSQHTHTVAQLHNELQVCRSQCDSLRDHASSLELHVSSLTSDLSRLRGLLSHGRGESASFLSACALLAGTLRHTQRRLQTLSEQKALLSRRLAEREELEEEVRRLVGALGGEEDGGEEEEGRRRRAVRRWRRSVCVVLAVRRWCSLSKQTTVLFRLERGGGGVLAVCVCGDAAATKDPDAASSDDEDDDEDGGVCARWLRSKSLSSIILSSTADLQGALAHTGSAPPDVTSAARSALSRLLDHLLDQSDAASSVGEDTLSGRLRLGLSRLTPPQPNTKALVSSLQQHFLLFSQRLHSAEVERRSLRLEVANLKRGRRQEREVPTQRFHSVCVELRQALSREQEAQTLIQEQTNQLHTLQLRGNAHAAEQMDTQRTLSHATQSLSEARQDVSRKERSLRILGKHLSGVQRERKQLEERLRRVEDELRDAAGRKECLISNMKAAESSYKEVRESLVQSRGSLSAQPRPLPLPREHLELSGAESIMGAPEVAACQSLLSSVSQLYHTCSSRIDWLEQEVSAHRGHVIALRSELQDACLRDNLAYVPVAKFPETFPFAGVETPQPVPLSDLSKEPPVRLSTAPSQTNPAPSQTNPAPSPPPLSEPVRGPRTKERRAARKNRDRGGRR; encoded by the exons ATGCAGACAGAAGCAGCGGAGCGGAGGAGAAGGCATGGCCGGAGCAGGAGCCGACCCAGAGCCGCCGTCAGCTCTACCAGGAGCTCCGAGGAGGAGGCAGCAAG GCTGAACGTTATCATCACCGCCATGCAGCAGAAAGAGAAGCaggcaggagaggaggaagaggagcgagaCGAAGgacgagggagggagagaaggagtgaGAGGGAGGTGAGGAGCGGGAGGACGGCGTCAGAAGGAGGCGAAGGAGGCGAGCGGTCGGAGAGGCTGAGGTGGAGAGTCCATCAGCTGGAGAAAGAGAAACTGGAGCTGACATCCAGCCACAACCAGGAG CTGTGCCGGCTGCAGGCGGCGCTGACCCGGCTCCGGTCCACGGTGGAGCGAGGAGAAGCTCAGCGGGTGGAGCTCCAGTACCAGCTGACCGCGAGCCAGAGAGACGCCGACCGAGCCGCCGAGCTCAGCCGGGACAACGAGCAGACTCTCACAG AGCGAGCAGCAGAACTCCAGCAGACGGTCCACGAGCTGCAGAAAGTTCTGGACATCACCCGGCACGCCAGGGAGGAGGACCAGCATGCTTTGCAGCAGGACGTGAAGGAGCGCGACAGACTGATTCACAACCTGAGCTCAGAGAGCCAGCGGCTGCACCGACGGCTGCAG gaTCAGGACGAGGCTCTGGAAGAGGCgcagaggaggatggaggaggtgcagaaggagagagagaaggaggccGAGGTGAACAGACGACAAGCCGACGAGCTGAAATACCTggcggagagagaggagaggagcaggaaggagaaggag gtgtGTGATCAGAAGAGGAGATCTCTGGAGGAGAACTTGGAGTCGGAGCGAGCAGCTCACCTGGAGTCAAAGTTCAACTCTGAGATCATCCAG CTGCGTGGTCGGGACCTGGAGGCGGCGCTGGCTGCGGAGCGGTCCGTCCAGCAGGAGGCGCTGCGTGACCTGGAGCTGCTGAGGTCTCAGttcagagaggtggagagagcctccagcctggagagagagaggagcagcagcaccGAGCGAGCTCTGCAGCG gctgCAGACGGAGTACGAGCAGTGCAAGTCTGACCTGAGCGTTGCCGTGGAGACGGAGAGGacgatgacctctgacctcacagagaggctggaggaggagaagagacggcacgccgacacacacacactgctggagcag GAGGCTCAGAGACGGCGTGATACAGAGGGATGTATGAAGGTCATCAGAGAAACACTCCAACAGCACGCCAccacag gcactGGTCCTCCAGCAAAGGATGATGGGAAGCGGAGTCCCTCTGCTGACGTCCTGCAGCTGCTGAAGACGACACTCGGCGCCGCCGAGTCGGCCCGCCGGCGTCTGGAAACGACTGACGGACAGGTCAGAGATCTGCTGTTTGCGTCGGAGCGGCTGCACGAGCAGAACCAGAGTCTGAGACGGCTGACCTCAGATCAGAGCCGGCAGACGGAG GAGTCACTGCAGGCGGCGGTCAaactggaggaggaggtcaGTCGCCTTCGCCAGGAGAGCTTTGATTGGTCGTCTCAGAGCCGAGGTCTGCAGGCCGAgctggagaaagagagggaggagagggagaaagagtgggaggagagggagaaagagagggaggagagggagaaagagagggagaaggagcaggaggagaggacggCAGAGGTCCAGAAGCTAACAGACCACTATGAGACAGAGTCAAAG gcCCGTCTGTCCTTCGTCTACTGCGTCTACCAGCGCCTGCTGGCCGGCTGCGTCCTCCTCCATCAGCCCCAGAGCATCCTGGGTGATTTCACCTGGAACGAGCTGTGTGAGGTCATCAACGAACAGGTCGAccagctgacctctgacctccgcAAGGCCAACGACCAG atcGCCCACCTGCAGGGTGTGTGTGAgaagaagagtgtgtgtgtgcgtgagctgCAGCGCAGTCAGGAGAGCGTGTTGTCTCGTCTGGAGGAGAGcgtgaggaggagggaggaggcgtGGAGcagccagcacacacacactgtggcacAGCTGCACAACGAGctgcag gtgtGTCGCTCTCAGTGCGACTCTCTCCGTGACCACGCCTCCTCTCTGGAGCTCCACGTCTCCTCGCTGACCTCCGACCTCTCCCGGCTCCGGGGCCTCCTCTCTCACGGCCGCGGGGAGTCGGCCTCCTTCCTGTCGGCGTGCGCCCTGCTGGCCGGGACGCTGAGACACACCCAGCGCCGCCTGCAGACGCTCTCCGAGCAGAAGGCGCTCCTGTCCAGACGGCTGGCGGAGAGGGAGGAGCttgaggaggaggtgaggaggctGGTCGGAGCGCTGGGAGGTGAGGAAGATGGTGgcgaagaagaggaggggaggaggaggagggcagtgaggaggtggaggaggagtgtgtgtgtggtgttggcGGTGAGGAGGTGGTGTTCTCTGAGCAAACAGACAACAGTGTTGTTTCGGCTGGAGagaggcggcggcggcgttCTGGCTGTGTGCGTCTGTGGAGACGCGGCGGCAACGAAGGATCCAGATGCAGCGAGCTCAG atgatgaagatgatgatgaagatggaggGGTGTGTGCTCGCTGGCTTCGCTCTAAAAGTCTCTCCTCCATCATCCTGTCCTCCACGGCCGACCTGCAGGGGGCGCTAGCACACACCG GCTCCGCCCCTCCAGACGTGACGTCAGCAGCTCGTTCTGCTTTGTCCCGCCTCCTGGATCACCTCCTCGACCAATCGGACGCGGCATCCAGTGTGGGCGAGGACACGCTGAGCGGCCGGCTGCGGCTCGGCCTGAGCAGGCTGACGCCACCGCAGCCCAACACGAAG GCCCTGGTGTCCAGCCTCCAGCAGCACTTCCTGCTCTTCAGCCAACGGCTGCACTCGGCCGAGGTGGAGAGGCGGAGCCTGAGGCTGGAGGTGGCCAATCTGAAGAGAGGACGGCGGCAGGAGAGAGAG gtcccAACGCAGCGcttccacagtgtgtgtgtggagctccgTCAGGCGCTGAGCAGGGAACAGGAAGCCCAGACGCTCATCCAGGAACAGACCAACCAGCTGCACACGCTGCAGCTCCGAGGCAACGCGCACGCCGCCGAGCAGATGGACACGCAGCGCACGCTGAGCCACGCCACACAG TCTCTGTCGGAGGCTCGGCAGGACGTGAGCCGGAAGGAGCGCTCGCTGAGGATTCTGGGTAAGCACCTGTCGGGGgtgcagagggagaggaagcaGCTGGAGGAGAGGCTGCGGCGAGTCGAGGACGAGCTGAGGGACGCCGCCGG ACGTAAAGAATGTCTGATCAGCAACATGAAGGCTGCAGAGAGCAGCTACAAGGAGGTCAGAGAGAGTCTCGTCCAATCACGTGGCTCCCTGTCAGCTCAGCCCCGCCCCCTGCCGTTACCCAGGGAACACCTGGAGCTGAGTGGAGCAGAGAGCATCATGGGAGCTCCTGAGGTGGCAGCGTGCCAG agtctcctctcctccgtctCTCAGCTCTATCACACCTGCAGCTCCAGGATCGACTGGCTGGAGCAGGAAGTCTCCGCCCACCGCGGTCATGTGATCGCGCTGCGCAGCGAGCTGCAGGACGCCTGTCTCCGTGACAACCTGGCCTACGTCCCG GTGGCGAAGTTTCCTGAAACTTTTCCATTCGCCGGCGTGGAAACCCCTCAACCCGTTCCCCTCTCTGATTTGTCGAAGGAGCCGCCAGTCAGGCTAAGCACCGCCCCCTCCCAGACAAACCCTGCCCCCTCCCAGACAAACCCCGCCCCCTCGCCGCCGCCCCTCTCCGAACCTGTCAGGGGCCCCAGAACGAAGGAGAGGAGAGCCGCGAGGAagaacagagacagaggagggaggaggtag